One window of Metopolophium dirhodum isolate CAU chromosome 3, ASM1992520v1, whole genome shotgun sequence genomic DNA carries:
- the LOC132940709 gene encoding 6-phosphofructo-2-kinase/fructose-2,6-bisphosphatase isoform X6, with protein sequence MVGLPARGKTYISKKLSRYLNWIGINTKVFNLGEYRRHATTAYKCHEFFRPDNVEAMAIRTQCAIDALDDVCTWLDNGGEVAVFDATNSTIERRQLILEIVVKKRGFKLFFVESVCDDPKIVEQNIMEVKINSPDYQSMGADVALRDFLQRIEHYQERYEPLDEKTESELSFMKIFNTGEKVLVRKHEGHIQARIVYYLMNIHIIPRTIYLTRHGESEWNKEGKIGGDSQLSPNGVKYAIALANYINEQNIKNLRVWTSWHYRTIQTASGVQAPQERWKSLNEIDAGVCDGKTYAMIKREYPEQFAARDKDKFAYRYPRGESYEDLVARLEPVIMELERQGNVLVVSHQAVFRCLLAYFLDKNSEELPYLEVPLHSLIKLTPVAYGCKMEQINFPIEAVNTHRPKPQEVSTVFDNTGTRSTNTEPGFLEDRFKDDVKDDIGGGDSTNGKKANNGDATLPT encoded by the exons ATGGTCGGACTGCCGGCGCGAGGGAAAACTTACATTTCGAAAAAACTTTCCCGGTACCTTAACTGGATTGGTATCAATACTAAAG ttttcaacCTTGGAGAATACCGGCGTCATGCCACCACTGCGTATAAGTGCCATGAGTTCTTCCGTCCCGACAACGTTGAAGCGATGGCAATTCGAACGCAATGCGCCATCGACGCGCTGGACGATGTCTGCACGTGGCTGGACAACGGCGGTGAAGTCGCC GTGTTTGATGCCACGAACTCGACCATTGAGCGTCGACAATTGATATTGGAAATCGTTGTGAAAAAACGAGGGTTCAAGTTATTTTTCGTCGAATCTGTGTGTGATGACCCAAAAATAGTCGAACAGAATATAATG GAAGTGAAGATTAACAGCCCGGACTACCAGAGCATGGGTGCTGACGTGGCACTCAGGGACTTTTTGCAGCGGATTGAGCACTATCAGGAACGGTACGAACCCCTGGATGAGAAGACTGAGTCTGAGTTGAGCTTCATGAAGATATTCAATACTGGAGAAAAAGTGTTAGTGCGCAAACACGAAGGTCACATACAGGCGCGCATCGTTTACTATCTGATGAACATTCATATCATTCCGAGAACCATTTATCTTACTAGA CACGGTGAGAGCGAATGGAACAAGGAAGGAAAAATTGGTGGAGATTCCCAACTCTCACCTAACGGTGTCAAGTATGCCATCGCATTGGCCAACTACATAAACGAACAGAATATTAAAAACCTTCGGGTGTGGACATCATGGCACTACAGGACCATTCAGACTGCGAGCGGTGTTCAAGCTCCACAGGAACGATGGAAATCGTTGAATGAAATTGACGCC ggtGTGTGTGATGGTAAAACGTACGCGATGATCAAACGTGAGTATCCTGAGCAGTTTGCAGCCCGTGACAAGGACAAGTTTGCATACCGTTATCCGAGAGGTGAATCGTACGAAGACCTGGTTGCCCGGCTGGAACCAGTGATTATGGAGCTAGAGAGACAGGGAAACGTTCTGGTGGTCAGCCATCAAGCAGTGTTCCGGTGTCTGCTGGCGTATTTCTTGGACAAAAATTCAG aagagTTACCGTACTTAGAAGTGCCCTTGCACTCGCTAATAAAACTCACACCCGTTGCGTACGGTTGTAAAATGGAGCAAATCAATTTTCCCATCGAGGCTGTCAATACACATCGTCCCAAGCCTCAG gaAGTGTCTACGGTCTTCGATAACACGGGCACCAGATCTACTAATACG GAACCGGGATTTCTGGAGGACAGATTCAAGGATGATGTGAAAGACGACATCGGAGGTGGCGACAGTACGAACGGGAAAAAGGCAAACAACGGAGATGCCACACTGCCAACTTAA
- the LOC132940709 gene encoding 6-phosphofructo-2-kinase/fructose-2,6-bisphosphatase isoform X4, with the protein MHHNRDCESQFVTLASRYQNKNTRIVSKIYVKGERLNYVNTPHVIAMVGLPARGKTYISKKLSRYLNWIGINTKVFNLGEYRRHATTAYKCHEFFRPDNVEAMAIRTQCAIDALDDVCTWLDNGGEVAVFDATNSTIERRQLILEIVVKKRGFKLFFVESVCDDPKIVEQNIMEVKINSPDYQSMGADVALRDFLQRIEHYQERYEPLDEKTESELSFMKIFNTGEKVLVRKHEGHIQARIVYYLMNIHIIPRTIYLTRHGESEWNKEGKIGGDSQLSPNGVKYAIALANYINEQNIKNLRVWTSWHYRTIQTASGVQAPQERWKSLNEIDAGVCDGKTYAMIKREYPEQFAARDKDKFAYRYPRGESYEDLVARLEPVIMELERQGNVLVVSHQAVFRCLLAYFLDKNSEELPYLEVPLHSLIKLTPVAYGCKMEQINFPIEAVNTHRPKPQEVSTVFDNTGTRSTNTEPGFLEDRFKDDVKDDIGGGDSTNGKKANNGDATLPT; encoded by the exons GTGAACGTCTAAACTATGTTAACACGCCGCATGTTATCGCCATGGTCGGACTGCCGGCGCGAGGGAAAACTTACATTTCGAAAAAACTTTCCCGGTACCTTAACTGGATTGGTATCAATACTAAAG ttttcaacCTTGGAGAATACCGGCGTCATGCCACCACTGCGTATAAGTGCCATGAGTTCTTCCGTCCCGACAACGTTGAAGCGATGGCAATTCGAACGCAATGCGCCATCGACGCGCTGGACGATGTCTGCACGTGGCTGGACAACGGCGGTGAAGTCGCC GTGTTTGATGCCACGAACTCGACCATTGAGCGTCGACAATTGATATTGGAAATCGTTGTGAAAAAACGAGGGTTCAAGTTATTTTTCGTCGAATCTGTGTGTGATGACCCAAAAATAGTCGAACAGAATATAATG GAAGTGAAGATTAACAGCCCGGACTACCAGAGCATGGGTGCTGACGTGGCACTCAGGGACTTTTTGCAGCGGATTGAGCACTATCAGGAACGGTACGAACCCCTGGATGAGAAGACTGAGTCTGAGTTGAGCTTCATGAAGATATTCAATACTGGAGAAAAAGTGTTAGTGCGCAAACACGAAGGTCACATACAGGCGCGCATCGTTTACTATCTGATGAACATTCATATCATTCCGAGAACCATTTATCTTACTAGA CACGGTGAGAGCGAATGGAACAAGGAAGGAAAAATTGGTGGAGATTCCCAACTCTCACCTAACGGTGTCAAGTATGCCATCGCATTGGCCAACTACATAAACGAACAGAATATTAAAAACCTTCGGGTGTGGACATCATGGCACTACAGGACCATTCAGACTGCGAGCGGTGTTCAAGCTCCACAGGAACGATGGAAATCGTTGAATGAAATTGACGCC ggtGTGTGTGATGGTAAAACGTACGCGATGATCAAACGTGAGTATCCTGAGCAGTTTGCAGCCCGTGACAAGGACAAGTTTGCATACCGTTATCCGAGAGGTGAATCGTACGAAGACCTGGTTGCCCGGCTGGAACCAGTGATTATGGAGCTAGAGAGACAGGGAAACGTTCTGGTGGTCAGCCATCAAGCAGTGTTCCGGTGTCTGCTGGCGTATTTCTTGGACAAAAATTCAG aagagTTACCGTACTTAGAAGTGCCCTTGCACTCGCTAATAAAACTCACACCCGTTGCGTACGGTTGTAAAATGGAGCAAATCAATTTTCCCATCGAGGCTGTCAATACACATCGTCCCAAGCCTCAG gaAGTGTCTACGGTCTTCGATAACACGGGCACCAGATCTACTAATACG GAACCGGGATTTCTGGAGGACAGATTCAAGGATGATGTGAAAGACGACATCGGAGGTGGCGACAGTACGAACGGGAAAAAGGCAAACAACGGAGATGCCACACTGCCAACTTAA
- the LOC132940709 gene encoding 6-phosphofructo-2-kinase/fructose-2,6-bisphosphatase isoform X5, with the protein MFPRRLSLFERQEFIMIGERLNYVNTPHVIAMVGLPARGKTYISKKLSRYLNWIGINTKVFNLGEYRRHATTAYKCHEFFRPDNVEAMAIRTQCAIDALDDVCTWLDNGGEVAVFDATNSTIERRQLILEIVVKKRGFKLFFVESVCDDPKIVEQNIMEVKINSPDYQSMGADVALRDFLQRIEHYQERYEPLDEKTESELSFMKIFNTGEKVLVRKHEGHIQARIVYYLMNIHIIPRTIYLTRHGESEWNKEGKIGGDSQLSPNGVKYAIALANYINEQNIKNLRVWTSWHYRTIQTASGVQAPQERWKSLNEIDAGVCDGKTYAMIKREYPEQFAARDKDKFAYRYPRGESYEDLVARLEPVIMELERQGNVLVVSHQAVFRCLLAYFLDKNSEELPYLEVPLHSLIKLTPVAYGCKMEQINFPIEAVNTHRPKPQEVSTVFDNTGTRSTNTEPGFLEDRFKDDVKDDIGGGDSTNGKKANNGDATLPT; encoded by the exons ATGTTCCCCCGGCGGCTGTCGCTTTTTGAGCGACAAGAGTTCATAATGATCG GTGAACGTCTAAACTATGTTAACACGCCGCATGTTATCGCCATGGTCGGACTGCCGGCGCGAGGGAAAACTTACATTTCGAAAAAACTTTCCCGGTACCTTAACTGGATTGGTATCAATACTAAAG ttttcaacCTTGGAGAATACCGGCGTCATGCCACCACTGCGTATAAGTGCCATGAGTTCTTCCGTCCCGACAACGTTGAAGCGATGGCAATTCGAACGCAATGCGCCATCGACGCGCTGGACGATGTCTGCACGTGGCTGGACAACGGCGGTGAAGTCGCC GTGTTTGATGCCACGAACTCGACCATTGAGCGTCGACAATTGATATTGGAAATCGTTGTGAAAAAACGAGGGTTCAAGTTATTTTTCGTCGAATCTGTGTGTGATGACCCAAAAATAGTCGAACAGAATATAATG GAAGTGAAGATTAACAGCCCGGACTACCAGAGCATGGGTGCTGACGTGGCACTCAGGGACTTTTTGCAGCGGATTGAGCACTATCAGGAACGGTACGAACCCCTGGATGAGAAGACTGAGTCTGAGTTGAGCTTCATGAAGATATTCAATACTGGAGAAAAAGTGTTAGTGCGCAAACACGAAGGTCACATACAGGCGCGCATCGTTTACTATCTGATGAACATTCATATCATTCCGAGAACCATTTATCTTACTAGA CACGGTGAGAGCGAATGGAACAAGGAAGGAAAAATTGGTGGAGATTCCCAACTCTCACCTAACGGTGTCAAGTATGCCATCGCATTGGCCAACTACATAAACGAACAGAATATTAAAAACCTTCGGGTGTGGACATCATGGCACTACAGGACCATTCAGACTGCGAGCGGTGTTCAAGCTCCACAGGAACGATGGAAATCGTTGAATGAAATTGACGCC ggtGTGTGTGATGGTAAAACGTACGCGATGATCAAACGTGAGTATCCTGAGCAGTTTGCAGCCCGTGACAAGGACAAGTTTGCATACCGTTATCCGAGAGGTGAATCGTACGAAGACCTGGTTGCCCGGCTGGAACCAGTGATTATGGAGCTAGAGAGACAGGGAAACGTTCTGGTGGTCAGCCATCAAGCAGTGTTCCGGTGTCTGCTGGCGTATTTCTTGGACAAAAATTCAG aagagTTACCGTACTTAGAAGTGCCCTTGCACTCGCTAATAAAACTCACACCCGTTGCGTACGGTTGTAAAATGGAGCAAATCAATTTTCCCATCGAGGCTGTCAATACACATCGTCCCAAGCCTCAG gaAGTGTCTACGGTCTTCGATAACACGGGCACCAGATCTACTAATACG GAACCGGGATTTCTGGAGGACAGATTCAAGGATGATGTGAAAGACGACATCGGAGGTGGCGACAGTACGAACGGGAAAAAGGCAAACAACGGAGATGCCACACTGCCAACTTAA